The DNA segment TTTAAAAACTCTCATTTCGCTTGAATTTTTAGCTATAACTACCTTATGTTTTATATTTTCCGATAAATATAAAGGGAAGAAAAATAAATTAATAAGGTTTATGCCTTACTTATTTACAGTAGTAGGTGGTATTATCTTGTCTACGTTTGTTTTCTTTACACTATGAATGAGGGGATGCGGACATGCTAGAATTTTTATTAAGTGTGATAGTGGTTTTTACAATAACATTGTTAGTCATCATTGCTTTTTTATATTTTAAACTATATGAAAATAAAAAGACTTTGTATACGTTATGCTCATTGTATTTTTTATGTTTACTAATTTTTGTGTTTACATTAATAAAAGATTTTTTGTATATTCCATAACAATTACTCATAGAAACGAGAGGATCTTATGATAAATCTAGAGTGGGAAGAATTAGATCGATTAGAAGTAGAAGAAAAGGTTCAAGAGGTATTAGATTACAGTTATAATACCTGGATGTCTGATAAGAAGAATATTCGTTATTTTGTGCGAGCGTTTTATATAAGATGGGATATGTTGGTTGACATGTATGAAGTGGAAGATGATGAAACGGAAGGCGATAAGTTAAAATATATGTATGATTTTGGCATTAGCGAGCTGGGAAATATTACAGAGGTCGACTGGATAATAAGTTATTGCATGGAAATTAATCCAATCTATTTTGAAGAAAATGATAATTATTTGGAACTTGAGGAGAAAGGGCAGGAAATGCTTCGTAATGTAGCAATAAATAACTCAGATGACGTCTTTTTGACTTCTTTTGGTATACCTGAAAAAGATTATTTGAAATGGAAAAGAGCGAACAAAGAGCAACTTATTCAGTATGGGGAAGATAATTTTAGCTATGACTCGGAGTTTTCGAGATATTTTAAACATATTATAAATTGCAGGGCGGATGAAGAGGTGGAAAAAGAAAGCTTTCTGAAGAAGATTGTGCGCAGGTGGAGGCAACGTTGAGATTCCATTTGGAGGTATGAGTATATGCTAAAAAAAACGAAAAAAATTCTCAATGAAATTAAAACTATTATCCAGCAAAAACCTTTTGATTATGAGAAGGCAGAAAATTTGATAAGTGAGTTAAATCTTGAAGAGGCACCACTAGAATTGGAGAACATCTTACTAGCTAGCATAAATAACGGCGATGAGAATACTCGCATATTTGCCTACGAGTATTTATATTATTTTGATAGCGAAGCAGTTTTTCAAGCAGCCCTCATAGGGACAACGGATGACGATGATTTAGTTCAAATGTTCTCCATAGAAATTTTAGGGAATTTGGCTAAAGTAGAAAGTCTCCCGTATTTAAAGAAGGCATTGGGCGATAACGACCCTAATATACGTTGCTTTGCTGCTGAATCAATCGGTTTTGTAGGAACTGCTGAAGCGAAAGCGATACTGCAAGAACAGTTAAACAGAGAAACGGATTCTTATGCAAAAGTAGGTATTTATTATGCGCTCTATTTTCTTGGTCAAGATGAAATGCTGTTAAGTCTCCTTGATTTACTAGAGGACAATAATCATTTGACGGTGATTAGAAGCTTGGATATTTTAGAAAACTGTGTCGACCAAGTAAATAAAGAAAATATCATAGTACATATCGAAAATCTTTTAAAACGGGATATTCCAATTTCTATCAAAGAAAAAGCAGATGCAGTTTTAGAAGGGCTGAATGAGGATGATAGATTTTAAGCAAAATTTAACGGGAGCTGAAGTTGAAAAGCGAATAAAAAAACTTATCAATTTAAAAAAATTTACCGACACAAATATTTTCTAATCCTTCAAAATACAACTTTTATTTTGAAGAAATAGAGGCTATTTATATGGATACGAAAGAATTCAACCGTATGATTAAACAAATTGTTGAAATTACACAGGATGAGAAAGCCGAAAACTTTTTAAATGAGATAAAAGGGATATAAGAAATGTACCGGACTTTTAAAAGGCGATTATAAAGCCATTAATTTCACCTTGCTCCACTCTCAAGAGACGACAAATTTGTCGTCTCTTTTTCTATAACCTCTCATTTTATGGCAAAATTGTGACGATTTTAAGTTGTATACTAAAAAAATCCATTATTTAATGTTTTATTTATAGTAATTTGCCATTTTTTCACATGGTATAGTAAAAAAGTTAAAGCTATTAGGGTGAGCGAGAGTTGACTACTGGTCAATAATTTTTTTTACTCTAATAAAATAATAAACAAAGGAGATTCATAAGAACATGAAAAAATTGTTAAGTTTAGTAGGGATTTTATTAATGGCACTCTTAGTAACGGCTTGTGGAAATGATCAAGCTGCGAGTGATGAAAAAATGGAAAAAGATACGTATGTGGCTGATTTACAAGGTGCCCAATTAGAAGCTACTTTTTCACATGTAGGTGATAATGTAAGAAAAGTAGACCAAAAAATGGTGTACCCACTTGATTATCTTGGCTTAGAAGAAGGCGTAAAAGTAGACGACGCGACGAAAAAACAACTAGAAGAACAAGTAACTTCGCAGTATAAAGGTTATAAAGATGGTAAAGGGACATCGCTTGAAACGAAATTTACGGATGATGGCATGGAACTCAATATGTCTGTTGATTTATACAAAGCAGATAAAGATGCGGTTGGTTCTTTACTAGTCGGAACAACCGATCCAAAAAATGTGAGCTATAAAGACACGGTAGAACAATTTGAAGCACAAGGTTTTACTAAAAAATAGTTTTAAAAATCCTTTAATAAGGGAGACTTCATGGAAATGAACAAATTAGCTAATATACCTCATGAAACTTGTGTAGATGGAAATAATGGTTTTTTCTTTTTGGAACGCACTATAGAAGATACGTCATTATGGGCTATTTTTAAAGAAGATGGGACACAAATCACCCCATTTGTTTATCATGAACTAAGACCTTATGACTATGGATACGCTGTTGGAGAGATTGACAGAAAGTTCATTGAATCAAAATGTTATGTGAGTGAACATGAAGAACCAGTAACAGGTAACGCTTTGATCTATAATAAAAAAGATTCCTATACGAATCTAGTACTATGTTTTATTGATGAACTAGGAACAATCTTAAATAACTCATATTATAAAGCAATTGGCGATATTACAGCAGATGGCTACCGAGTAATGACAGCAGAATATAATGTAGGACGGTCTGGAATTGATCGTCGGGATGGTTTTTTAAGACCAGATGGTGTTTTGATAGTACCTCAATTTGGTCGAATTGATCATAACTATACTGATGGTAGAAAGAAGCGTGTACTTGTTTCTGAAAAAGTTATTCGGGCAGTTTCTTTAGACAAAATCCCGCGTGAAGAATACGGGACATATGTAAATTGTTACGGGTTAATTGATACAGATGGAAATTGGATTTCAAAGCCCAAGTATCATCATTTAACCGAATTTAAAAATGGTATTGCCAAATTTTATCAAAACTATAAAGAGAATAGCTATTTATTTGATTGGGGATATATTGATAGCAAAGGTACGGAATATACCGCAACTTATGTTGATGGTAAAGTACAAATGCGAGACCCTGACGGAATCCTTGGTCCGATTGAAAAACCTGGAGATATTATAGACATATATGATCCAATACGATTTTTATTTGAGAATGGTTTATATGGTTATATTAACTCAGAAGGAACTGTGATTGTTGAACCGCTATACGAGAGCGCAGTATATTGCTTTTGGAACGGTTTAGCTTTTGTGAAAAAAGATGGTTTATGGGGCTTTATCAATGAAGAAGGTACACCTGTTACAGATTTTAAGTTTGACCATGCTGGATTTATAGCTCCTGGTTATGCGCAAGGACTAATAGGCGATGAGATGTACTTGATTGGTTTACAAGGAATTATCGCGAAAAAGAAAAAAGGCTATTTTGGTTACCGCAAAAAATTAACCAATCATAAAACAAATGAAACCCGATATTCTTGTGGCTTTTTCCCACAAATGGCTTTTGATAAAATGTATTTTTACGATAGTGTAGAATGGTTGTTCATTGACGAATTTGATTATCAGATTCAAGATAAAAGGCCAGATTTCAATTCGCAATTTTCTGCTATTCGTGAATATCCACATCGCGCAGATTTCTTAATCCATCACGAACCCAGTGATACGTATTATTTTAAAACTGGTAATAAATATGGTGTAGATATCCATGGGAATAAAGTTGTAATTGCAGACTTAAAAGAAATTATTGAGGATATTCCAACAGCTAAAGCTAATAATATTTATAAAAATTTACAAGAAATTTATCGTGATAAAACAATTCCAGCGATTTGGAAAGAACTATTAGCTAAAGGCTGGACATGGAAAATGCCAACTCGCGGCAACGCAGATTCACCTTTTAGTAAGGGCGTAATTATTTGGGATTACAAAAAAGAAGATGTTGAAAGTTTTTTAGGCTTTTTCAGTAAAGATTATGAAGCTATTTCAAAAAAACTACTTTACTTGGCCAATGCAGATGGAACTGGGGCAGAATATTATTATTTTATTGTAGATGAAAATCAACCAGTTGAAAACAATCCGATAGTCTTTATTGGTACAGAAGGTGAATTAGATCTTGTTTGTAGTAATTTGAATGAATTTTTACAATTACTATCAGTGGATGCAGAGCCAATGGGAACGCAGCCTGATGATGGAGAGCTAATTATTTACTTCAAAGATGCGAATGATGAGGAGTCTTCCTATTTTGAGAACTATATAGAATGGCTATTATCGAAAAATATAGCACCCATTAATATAAATGAAGATACGGAAGAATATGGTACAGCCATTATTGAAAAGGCGAATCAGACGTATGGAGAATCCTGGAATGCTTTTTTAGAAACAATTATAGTGATGTAAATTAAATGAGAGTCACAAAGTTTTCACAAATACAAGCAAATTTGTATTTTTAAAAGTAACAATAATGAAAACCCCTTATTATAGGGGTTTTTATCATGTAGTAGCTATTTTCATTGACGATTAATTCTATTTGAGCTAGTGAAAGTATGAGAGTCAAGTTGATTTTTAGGAACTTTTTCCCTTTATATAGAAGATTTAGAGCTAAAATTCAATAATAATACTTATTTCGGCATTTTAGTAAAGATATTTAATGGTTTGTATGCGAATTGTATAATTTTAAGCCTTTTTCCTTATCTGAAAGGTATAAATTCAGAGGGTGATTAGGAAGCTCGACAATTTTCATAACTAAGTGATATCAACGGTTTACTGGCATTTTATGATTTATAAGATGAAAAATGTTACGGAAAAATGACGAGTATATACTAAATTCACGTAAAATCGTTGTAAATGCACATACAAATTTATCGTCGTTTCTACGATAATTAAGTTTGTGGAAGAGTTTTAGAAAGGATGATTAAGCAGATGAAATATATTGAATACTACGAGTACATGAAAAAAGACGCCATTATATATGCTTATCTACTTAATAATTTTTCTTATGTATCTAGAAAAGTAGAAACTTGGGAAAGCGTGACATTGGATCGCAAACATATTTTATTAGTGAAAAGCGGTGCGCTATTTGAAGAGAATGATGGGAAGAAGAGTGGCATTGCGCGATGTTTCTTTCAAAAAAGCTTGTTTTTTCCAACAAGAAAATCTATTCAACTCAAAGCTTTCGAGACATCAGAAATTTGTTGTATAAGTGCAGATGTAGTCTTTAGGAAACTAGAGGAAGACCAAATATTATCTGATTTTTTCTTGCAAATCGCAGAAAAAAACGAACAAGATTTAAAAAGACAAGTATTTTTAGCAACTGAGAATCCAAAAAACAAAATTGTTTCTACACTTAATTTTCTATTAGAAAACAATTTTTCAAATAATGATATGACTGCCTTTCCAGTATGGTTGCAGATGAACATTTTAGCAAAATTAGCAAATTGTTCTATTTCCACAATATCTTCTATTGTACATGAACTGCAAAACAAAGGAATGCTAGATATCCAATCCACTCCTTGGAAACTCTTAGGAAGGAATATGAAACTCGAATATTATGAATAAAAAATCTCAAAAACAATTTGAGAAATTAGCAAGTTAAGCAGTAATTTTTATGGTACAAGTCTTGAAAAAACAAAATCAAGTACTTTTCCAAGCACACACAATTCAAAACAAAAAAAGAGGTGGAATTAGAACTTGAAGAAAAATATTTTAGTTATAATGGTAGTCTCGTTACTTGCTGTTAGTGCAATTGTATCAGCTTTTTTTCTAATGAGAGACGATGCTTATGCTATTGAAACATCAGGTTTTACGTATAGTCCAAAAGGGAAGGTAGTTAACTTTTCAACAGAGGCTAAATATAATGACACATGGATTAATAATGAAAAAACAATTACAGACGGCAAAGAGGTTAAACCAATCAACCTTGCAAGAGTGTTATTTCTAAAGGATGGAAAAATTCAATTCTTAGGAAAAAGCGTTGCCATCAAAAGCGCAACTGATTTAATCGAAATGCCTTCCAAAACATCTGTAATCGAAAATAAAGGTACGTACAAAGCAAAAAACGATGAAGACAAAACAATTGCTCAATTACCAAAAGGTACCGTCGTGAAACTTGCTGAAGGACGTTATATTATTCTAGATAATTCTTATTTAAAGAACAAAAATGGCTTAAATAAAAAATTACCCAAAAATGTTATTGTTTCTATTGATAAAAATGGAAAAGTTCAATTGATGGGAGATAAGACGTTAGAAGAACTAGGAAGCGACGATGCTTATATTGAAATGGAAAATAATCAATATCGTTTCGATTTACAAAAAGAAATGCTAATTAGTAAAACAGGTAAAGAAAAAGATATCGATATCCGTTCAATTAAAGTTGAAATTGATGATACTGCTCAAAAAAGGAACTTGAGCCCTTCTAAAGCTGAGTTAGAAAAAGAAGCGAAAGAAGCAGAGAAAGAAAAAGAGAAAGAAGCAGAAAAACTGAAAGAACAAGAAGCAAAAGACAATGCACAAAAAAACAATGAATCAAATCAAAATAAAGATTCAAAAGATAGTGATACAAAAACAAACAAAAAAGATGAAACTGGAACAACATCTGGTAATGGATCTACAAATGGATCTGACAAAGAAACTGGAAACGGATCAAATTCAGGTGATGGAACAGGATCAGGAAGTAATAAGGAAAGTAATGGCAACAAATCTGATGGAACTTCAAATGATAAGAATTCAAATGGAAATCAGAGTAAAGAAGATGTTGATAAAGCAAATGAAATTATTAAGAAATTAAATGAAGCAGAAAGTATGAATTCATTCCAAGTTCCCATTGTGGATGTTGATCTAAGTGTTAAAGGTCAAACAGCTTCTGCCAAATTAACATTAACAGATACTTCCAAACGACTAGAATCTTTAGAAGCTGTTCTTTATGATAGCAATAACAATATCGTGAAAAAAGTAGCGCTTCAATCAAAAGAAGAAAATCAAAATTTTGAGTTTAAAAACTTAAAATACGGTGAAACTTATCAAGTTGTTGTACAAGGAAGTTATAAATCAGCAAGTGATAAAAGCCAAGAAACTATTTTCTTCCGCCAAACAGTTAAAGCAAAACCAGTTGTATTAACACCAAAAGTAACTGAACGCGGTGAAGATTATATTAAAGCAGAAATCACTGCTACTGAACTTTATGGTCATATTGATGAATTGGTTCTAACAGTTAAAGAAAACAATAGTAATGTAACAACTTCTCAAAAAGTTAAAGTAGACGCGGATAAATTAACTAAAAATGGAAAAATTGAAGTGAACTTTGATTCATTGAGTAGTAGTAAAGAATACATTATTGAAATGGACAAATTAATTGTTGATGGTAAAGATGTAACAGATGAAGGCTGGTATTTCATCTCTTCTACACTAAAAGCAAAACCAACTATTGAAGGACTAAATCTTGCTTATAGCACTGAAAAAGGTGAATTTATTGTTTCGCCTAATAATTTAGTGGATGCAGATAACTCCATTACAAGTATTCGTTATGTAGCATATTTAGAAGACGATTATAAAGAAAATGGTGACAAAGCGAAGGAATATGCTTATTCAGTTGTAGAAGCGAGCCAAAAGAAAACAGCTGTTAAAGTTGGACGAACAGTAGATATGAGTGATGGTAATTATGTCTTTGTTGCTTATATTTCTGGTAATAATGGTCAATCTGACTTTACATTTGCTACACCACCATCGAATAGTGTAATCGTTGGGAAAAAAGCAAAACCAACCGTACAATTCTCGTTAAAAGAAGCAGAGCAAGATAAATTATCCATTAATTACGAGGTATTCGATGCGGATAATACAGTTCTTTATGACAATCTAACGAATCCGACATTTAAACTTTACAAGTCTGACGCACAAGGGATTTATACAGGTAACCCAGTTGCTACTGTTGATATCAAGAACAAAGCAGATATTAACAACTTACTAGAATTTGATGGATTAGAAAGTGAAGAATATTATGTTGTCGTCATGACTGCTTCCTATAATTTAGATGATGGCGCAGGGATTATGGTAGATCAAATTATTGGGAAATCTGGTGTTTTCCAAACGACAGAAGTTTCAAAAGTAAACGCAACTTACGTACTAGATTCTGTCACAACTGAGAAAGCAGAAGTTATTGTGAAATTCTCAGAAGCAGCAATCAAGTTAAATGAAGCTAACTTAAATATTTATGAAAAGAAAACAAACACATTAATTAAAACAATTCCACTTCAAGGTGATTTTGAAGAATTAATGAGTGTAAATGGGAAGAAATATCTTTTCGATGATTTAAGTACTAATAAAGAATATTTAATAAAAGTAGAAGACGGCTTTGACAGCGGAATGAATCCAGTTCCAGTTGAAGGGCAATTTGTTTTCAAAACTAG comes from the Listeria welshimeri serovar 6b str. SLCC5334 genome and includes:
- a CDS encoding WG repeat-containing protein produces the protein MNKLANIPHETCVDGNNGFFFLERTIEDTSLWAIFKEDGTQITPFVYHELRPYDYGYAVGEIDRKFIESKCYVSEHEEPVTGNALIYNKKDSYTNLVLCFIDELGTILNNSYYKAIGDITADGYRVMTAEYNVGRSGIDRRDGFLRPDGVLIVPQFGRIDHNYTDGRKKRVLVSEKVIRAVSLDKIPREEYGTYVNCYGLIDTDGNWISKPKYHHLTEFKNGIAKFYQNYKENSYLFDWGYIDSKGTEYTATYVDGKVQMRDPDGILGPIEKPGDIIDIYDPIRFLFENGLYGYINSEGTVIVEPLYESAVYCFWNGLAFVKKDGLWGFINEEGTPVTDFKFDHAGFIAPGYAQGLIGDEMYLIGLQGIIAKKKKGYFGYRKKLTNHKTNETRYSCGFFPQMAFDKMYFYDSVEWLFIDEFDYQIQDKRPDFNSQFSAIREYPHRADFLIHHEPSDTYYFKTGNKYGVDIHGNKVVIADLKEIIEDIPTAKANNIYKNLQEIYRDKTIPAIWKELLAKGWTWKMPTRGNADSPFSKGVIIWDYKKEDVESFLGFFSKDYEAISKKLLYLANADGTGAEYYYFIVDENQPVENNPIVFIGTEGELDLVCSNLNEFLQLLSVDAEPMGTQPDDGELIIYFKDANDEESSYFENYIEWLLSKNIAPININEDTEEYGTAIIEKANQTYGESWNAFLETIIVM
- a CDS encoding Crp/Fnr family transcriptional regulator, which gives rise to MKYIEYYEYMKKDAIIYAYLLNNFSYVSRKVETWESVTLDRKHILLVKSGALFEENDGKKSGIARCFFQKSLFFPTRKSIQLKAFETSEICCISADVVFRKLEEDQILSDFFLQIAEKNEQDLKRQVFLATENPKNKIVSTLNFLLENNFSNNDMTAFPVWLQMNILAKLANCSISTISSIVHELQNKGMLDIQSTPWKLLGRNMKLEYYE
- a CDS encoding DUF1307 domain-containing protein, with translation MKKLLSLVGILLMALLVTACGNDQAASDEKMEKDTYVADLQGAQLEATFSHVGDNVRKVDQKMVYPLDYLGLEEGVKVDDATKKQLEEQVTSQYKGYKDGKGTSLETKFTDDGMELNMSVDLYKADKDAVGSLLVGTTDPKNVSYKDTVEQFEAQGFTKK
- a CDS encoding HEAT repeat domain-containing protein, whose translation is MLKKTKKILNEIKTIIQQKPFDYEKAENLISELNLEEAPLELENILLASINNGDENTRIFAYEYLYYFDSEAVFQAALIGTTDDDDLVQMFSIEILGNLAKVESLPYLKKALGDNDPNIRCFAAESIGFVGTAEAKAILQEQLNRETDSYAKVGIYYALYFLGQDEMLLSLLDLLEDNNHLTVIRSLDILENCVDQVNKENIIVHIENLLKRDIPISIKEKADAVLEGLNEDDRF